Proteins from a single region of Pseudomonas phenolilytica:
- a CDS encoding carboxymuconolactone decarboxylase family protein gives MEQRFDVAQLIPEGYRAMYALHAYVQGAGLDLGLLELVRLRISQTNGCGFCVAMHIPLARKHGVSEHQVNLVATWKESPVFSTRERAALAWADAVTSLAGQEVPDTVYAQVKAEFSPEEIAKLTLCIGEINTWNRLMIASRTPPAL, from the coding sequence ATGGAACAGCGATTCGACGTCGCCCAACTTATCCCCGAAGGCTACCGAGCCATGTATGCCTTGCACGCCTACGTGCAGGGCGCCGGCCTGGATCTTGGCCTGCTCGAACTGGTGCGTCTGCGCATATCGCAGACCAATGGCTGCGGTTTCTGCGTCGCCATGCATATCCCGCTGGCGCGCAAGCACGGCGTCAGCGAGCATCAGGTCAATCTGGTCGCCACCTGGAAGGAATCGCCGGTCTTCAGCACGCGCGAGCGGGCCGCGTTGGCCTGGGCCGATGCGGTCACCAGCCTGGCCGGGCAGGAAGTGCCGGATACGGTCTATGCACAGGTGAAAGCCGAGTTCAGCCCTGAGGAGATCGCCAAACTCACGCTGTGCATCGGCGAGATCAATACCTGGAACCGCCTCATGATCGCTTCGCGCACGCCGCCCGCCTTGTAA